From ANME-2 cluster archaeon, one genomic window encodes:
- the minD gene encoding cell division ATPase MinD translates to MTSETCLVLSGKGGVGKTTVFSNVATSIAMMGKKTVIIDADLAMANLGLVFGLQDLHITLHEVLAGKASISEAIYAGPGGLEVVPCGDTIAGFQEADPAGLVEVIDYFQSRTEFIFIDGPVGLNEDIFLMLPHIDHVILIATPDLASIADTLKMKVIVESFGCRIKGIVMNRVDTLNLDEITIMVKNTLELDILSVIPYDPKMNEAAMKMIPLVTHIPDSPASIAMTMLAANIAGVEYTPPIRDAGWFQRLMRKFRKRGIENYGPN, encoded by the coding sequence ATGACATCCGAAACATGCCTTGTGTTATCCGGAAAAGGTGGTGTTGGCAAAACTACCGTTTTTTCAAATGTTGCGACTTCCATAGCTATGATGGGGAAAAAAACCGTAATCATAGACGCAGATTTGGCAATGGCAAACCTTGGGCTGGTTTTCGGTCTTCAGGATTTGCATATCACACTACATGAAGTATTAGCAGGGAAAGCATCTATCAGTGAGGCGATATATGCTGGACCCGGTGGCCTGGAAGTGGTTCCCTGTGGAGATACTATTGCAGGATTCCAGGAAGCAGACCCGGCAGGTCTTGTTGAAGTAATAGACTACTTTCAGTCCAGGACCGAATTTATTTTCATTGATGGTCCTGTCGGGCTGAACGAAGATATTTTCCTGATGCTTCCCCATATTGACCATGTTATCCTGATTGCTACTCCTGATTTGGCATCGATAGCAGATACACTTAAGATGAAGGTTATAGTAGAGTCTTTTGGATGCAGGATCAAAGGTATAGTAATGAACCGCGTTGATACATTGAATCTTGATGAAATAACGATTATGGTTAAGAATACGCTGGAACTGGATATATTATCAGTTATTCCATACGACCCGAAAATGAACGAAGCTGCCATGAAAATGATCCCTCTGGTAACACACATCCCAGATTCTCCTGCATCCATTGCAATGACTATGCTGGCAGCAAATATTGCAGGGGTGGAATATACGCCGCCAATCAGGGATGCGGGATGGTTCCAGAGGCTGATGAGAAAATTCAGGAAAAGAGGAATTGAAAATTATGGACCGAACTGA